The Canis lupus dingo isolate Sandy chromosome 11, ASM325472v2, whole genome shotgun sequence genome includes a region encoding these proteins:
- the LOC112650357 gene encoding transmembrane protein 14C-like, giving the protein MAVPRFPALESSSLSQTLDVCAPSSPGAGRRAAVRCRPHTLLSGQSEGERCRRTGPLVPIHWIGFGYAALVASGGIIGYAKAGSVPSLAAGLFFGSLAGLGAYQLSQDPRNIWVFLATSGTLAGIMGMRFYHSGKFMPAGLIAGASLLMVAKLGISVLNKPHQ; this is encoded by the exons atGGCTGTgcccagatttccagctctggagtcgaGCTCCCT aagtcaaactctcgaTGTCTGCGCGCCCTCGTCGCCTGGTGCAGGCCGCCGCGCAGCGGTTCGGTGCAGGCCTCATACTCTGCTGTCTGGTCAGAGTGAAGGAGAACGATGCAGAAGGACTGGCCCACTAGTGCCTATACATTGGATTGGCTTTGGCTATGCGGCGCTGGTTGCTTCTGGTGGGATCATTGGCTATGCGAAAGCAGGTAGTGTCCCATCACTGGCTGCTGGGCTGTTTTTTGGTAGTTTAGCAGGCCTGGGTGCTTATCAGCTGTCTCAAGATCCGAGGAACATTTGGGTTTTCCTAGCTACCTCTGGAACCCTGGCTGGCATTATGGGAATGAGGTTCTACCACTCTGGAAAATTTATGCCTGCGGGCTTAATCGCAGGTGCCAGTTTGCTGATGGTCGCCAAACTTGGAATTAGTGTGTTGAATAAACCCCATCAGTAG